From one Thermodesulfovibrionales bacterium genomic stretch:
- a CDS encoding pilus assembly protein PilP: MARVLAAIIILAISLFACGQEQQKPAGQTEQKQVRKSAATEPQKSEVVAAQKEETKVESETYLYDPKGRRDPFLSIIDASKKEQEAEKKKKGLKPLEANDLSAIKVLAIAWDKKKHFAMVQFTDNKYYTVREGMTLGAYGGKVIRIDENSVVVRETMKDYKGELQHKDTILKLRKEEGE, translated from the coding sequence ATGGCGAGGGTTCTGGCGGCAATAATCATTCTTGCGATATCGCTCTTCGCCTGCGGGCAGGAACAGCAGAAACCCGCCGGTCAGACGGAGCAGAAGCAGGTCCGTAAGTCTGCGGCAACCGAGCCGCAGAAGAGTGAGGTGGTTGCCGCGCAGAAGGAGGAAACAAAGGTTGAGTCTGAGACCTACCTGTATGACCCGAAGGGAAGGAGAGACCCGTTTCTTTCCATCATCGATGCGTCAAAAAAGGAACAGGAGGCCGAGAAGAAGAAAAAGGGACTGAAGCCCCTCGAGGCGAACGACCTGAGCGCGATAAAGGTGCTCGCGATCGCCTGGGACAAGAAGAAACACTTTGCGATGGTTCAATTCACCGACAACAAATACTACACTGTCAGAGAGGGCATGACGCTCGGTGCATACGGAGGCAAGGTCATCAGGATAGACGAGAACAGCGTCGTCGTGAGGGAGACGATGAAAGATTATAAGGGTGAATTGCAACACAAGGATACAATATTGAAACTCCGTAAGGAGGAGGGAGAATGA
- the pilQ gene encoding type IV pilus secretin PilQ, which translates to MKTKIIILASIITMMSILGGCASSGGVRQDPPSAAVPVITDITIGDDLLEIKASGPFVYSIYKPSDPYRLTIDMPDVSVGQFKDRIVSRHAGFSEVSATETVSPKTMTKIEVLLQAPLDVEPLYHDNTLTLRVKGNGERVRAMAAGAPPSDPITAGGPVGGPDPDEKAGAQGTSDESVGAQKQEVSRNAEETAPSSRATEITDIYFTQKDGVVNLIIKGDGSMNPAVFTLKDRIVIDIPDVTLKARMPSTVISPVKGVRAGKHKDRTRLVLDLREMKGFDVTSVGNSVVVAIQGSGTGMAVARPEVPREQKEPEQKKTAMQEKKNGQKMTASQNTGEVIETKVPETIAEGRYTGERISLDFQDADIVPIFRLLSDISGYNIVVSPEVKGRLTLKLINVPWDQALDIILRTFSLGESVEGNIIRIAPHAVFARESEERARAKEAEIRAEDLETIIFPISYGDMERVRDSIKDAKILSPRGSMSIDKRTSSLVITDTRSAIVRVEDLLKTLDRPTPQVMIEARIVEVNTDDVKALGIQWGLSISASNALAAFTGFPSLTKGVFTGQPFLVDLPSGASAAGSGSGFTFGLMNPSKTVGLDLQIDALEKVGRSRIISNPRVVTTDNILARIMQGTSEPYPKVEPQSGQITTDYKDVVLITEVTPHITPAGSVSMAVLVRKEDVIGQVNIGGSLVPRTSKIESGTTVLVQSGETLVIGGVYKKTETDANTGVPGLMNIPVLGWLFKSIAPQTHVQELLIFITPKILERP; encoded by the coding sequence ATGAAGACGAAAATTATTATCCTGGCATCGATTATAACCATGATGAGTATCCTGGGGGGATGTGCGAGTTCGGGCGGGGTCAGGCAGGATCCCCCCTCAGCGGCAGTTCCGGTTATAACAGATATCACGATAGGAGATGACCTCCTTGAGATAAAGGCGAGTGGTCCCTTCGTATACTCCATCTACAAACCCTCCGACCCTTACCGGCTTACGATTGATATGCCCGATGTGAGCGTCGGCCAGTTCAAGGACCGGATAGTTTCACGACATGCAGGTTTCTCAGAGGTCTCGGCCACTGAAACGGTATCGCCGAAGACTATGACGAAGATCGAGGTCCTGCTCCAGGCTCCTCTCGACGTAGAACCGCTTTATCATGATAACACCCTCACCCTGAGAGTGAAAGGAAACGGGGAGCGGGTGAGAGCGATGGCCGCGGGAGCGCCGCCCTCCGACCCGATAACTGCCGGGGGCCCTGTTGGCGGACCGGATCCTGATGAGAAGGCCGGGGCGCAGGGAACCAGCGACGAAAGCGTTGGGGCCCAGAAACAAGAGGTGAGCCGGAATGCGGAAGAAACCGCTCCTTCATCGAGAGCGACAGAGATTACCGATATCTACTTCACCCAGAAGGACGGGGTTGTCAATCTCATCATAAAGGGCGACGGGTCCATGAACCCTGCGGTCTTCACTCTGAAGGATAGGATTGTCATCGATATCCCTGACGTGACTCTGAAGGCGAGAATGCCTTCGACCGTTATCAGCCCTGTCAAGGGAGTGAGGGCCGGAAAGCACAAAGACAGGACGAGACTCGTTCTGGACCTCAGGGAGATGAAGGGGTTCGATGTCACATCCGTTGGCAATAGCGTCGTCGTTGCCATTCAGGGCAGCGGCACCGGGATGGCCGTTGCCAGACCGGAAGTTCCTCGCGAACAGAAGGAACCGGAGCAGAAGAAGACGGCGATGCAGGAAAAGAAAAACGGTCAGAAGATGACCGCCTCCCAGAACACCGGCGAGGTTATCGAAACAAAGGTACCCGAAACCATCGCTGAGGGAAGGTACACGGGAGAGAGGATATCCCTCGATTTTCAGGATGCGGATATCGTACCGATATTCAGGCTCCTCTCAGACATCAGCGGATATAACATAGTCGTGAGCCCGGAGGTCAAAGGCAGGCTCACCCTGAAACTGATAAATGTGCCGTGGGACCAGGCTCTTGATATCATCCTGAGAACCTTCTCCCTCGGCGAGAGTGTGGAAGGCAATATCATACGGATAGCGCCTCATGCCGTCTTTGCGAGAGAGAGCGAGGAAAGGGCCCGAGCAAAAGAGGCTGAAATAAGGGCGGAGGATCTCGAAACGATAATCTTCCCCATTAGCTACGGCGACATGGAACGGGTAAGGGACTCGATTAAAGATGCAAAGATACTCAGTCCCAGGGGGAGCATGAGTATCGACAAGAGGACGAGTTCCCTGGTCATTACGGATACCCGATCGGCCATCGTGAGGGTGGAAGATCTCCTCAAGACCCTCGACAGGCCCACTCCCCAGGTGATGATCGAGGCGAGGATCGTTGAAGTAAATACGGATGATGTGAAGGCACTGGGTATACAATGGGGGTTATCGATAAGTGCATCGAACGCCCTCGCGGCTTTCACGGGTTTCCCTTCCCTCACCAAAGGTGTGTTCACCGGCCAGCCATTCCTGGTCGACCTTCCTTCCGGCGCATCCGCCGCGGGTTCGGGTTCAGGTTTCACTTTCGGATTGATGAATCCATCAAAGACGGTCGGTCTTGACCTACAGATCGATGCCCTCGAGAAGGTCGGCAGGAGCAGAATAATCTCTAACCCGAGGGTTGTTACGACCGATAATATCCTGGCGAGGATAATGCAGGGCACGAGCGAACCCTATCCGAAGGTCGAGCCACAGTCGGGCCAGATAACGACCGATTACAAAGATGTCGTGCTTATCACCGAGGTGACACCCCATATAACCCCAGCCGGTTCGGTCAGCATGGCGGTTCTCGTGAGGAAAGAAGATGTTATCGGGCAAGTCAATATCGGTGGATCTCTCGTGCCGAGGACATCGAAGATAGAGAGTGGGACGACAGTTCTCGTCCAGAGCGGGGAGACGCTGGTTATCGGCGGTGTTTACAAGAAAACAGAAACAGATGCGAATACGGGAGTTCCGGGCCTCATGAATATCCCTGTTCTCGGATGGCTCTTTAAGAGTATCGCGCCGCAAACACATGTGCAGGAGCTTCTCATATTCATAACGCCGAAGATACTCGAGAGACCGTAG